From the genome of Zerene cesonia ecotype Mississippi chromosome 24, Zerene_cesonia_1.1, whole genome shotgun sequence:
GTTAGCAGTTCGGGACACAAATTAAGGGTTGTCGAAagcatgttttaattattgtaggtatgttgtattttattatgtgtacaTATATGGTTAGAACAGTTTCCTCTACATTTCTATTTCTAAATACTTTAAGTCATAGTTGTCAGATGTTATGTGAAATTACTGAAACAAAGAACaatagattaatttataaattttatatttaccaatAACTTTTCCGAATATAGTGTGTTTATTCTGTAGCTCCGGTGTTGGAGCCAAAGTGAAGAAAAACTGTGATCCGTTATCGTCTTTGCCTGCATTGGCCATCGCGACCAGACCGCGCCTGTTGAACCGAAGGCGGGAGTGGAACTCATCCtggaatataagaaaatacaaaaaaaaaactaaaaaaaaaacccactttaatgattaaataatctaatctgtctcacttgctcttatacagagtatacataagaaaattatttgatactgGCAATcctaaattattgtattctcattgttttcttattaagtgtacaaagtttgcataaatttttttgaGTTCTGATTTAGAATCTAAAGGagttggttacatacaaatatacagttGAGTCTttgataaaagatttttaaaaagaaatataagaactaaaaattatgtaaattaaaatcaatagtaTATATTAGGTATAACTTATCAATTTACTTATAcgaaataaactgatttttcaatttatctgcacatgtggataacatcaccactgctaaaaacggtgaaggaaaacattgtgagaaaaccggcatgtccaagaaccAAAAGTtggacgacatgtgacatctgccaagccgcacttggtcagcgtgctggattatggcctgatgatgatgatataataaatatataatacacaatgTAATATACTctacattacaaataattaatgtacctTAAAAGGGCCTCCGTAAATAGACTCCCCTCCAGTCCCATCCCCATTCGGGTCCCCTCCTTGCACTATAAAACCAGGTACGACACGGTGAAATATTGTGCCtggaatggaaaaaaaaaacattaaacactTGTTAATTGAGTTATATAGCCAATTCTAAAACTTAGGCTGCCTATATTTTGAACAAACaagttataattatcataCCATTTTCAAAGTTTTAGAGTGCTCGATTTtttctgttaaataaaaataatacgagCATGTTTTTGGAAACTCGATGTCAAGCAcctattttgcgtgaaagattttttttaaagagggAAGTAAAGCAGAGGGGAGGTgatataactgtattttttttaggtttattacctcagaactttctaTTGAATAGTGCATAAGCAtcattgaaagaaagaaagaaaggaaaatacatttatttatacaacattGCCATACCTgactagtttatttttattattttggatAGTGTAGTTATTAGTAAgatatagttattaataagaataaatccctatagatatatttcaaattagggattcaaaatatgcaaaaaaaaacgcaaaacAAGAAACTGCaattatttatgcaaaaataatacacaaggaaattatgtataatataaaataatggccAATAAAGCATAACCTGTATCGGGAATCTAACTACGGAGTTACTTGTACTGTAGTGTTTCTTACAAATCTAGAACCTTCCTACATTCCAACTcagattcaaaattataaggGAACAGCATTCATATCAGCTTATGAGACTTGTCCTCatgatcaaaataaatttttcatggTATCTATCAAACAGTCATCCCCTTTTTTACTTACTCGGGGGTagaaatcatcaaaattctttcttacTGGATGCCTTAATCATGGTGGGTATCATGACACATTTTAGCCCACTTTCTACAGTAGTCTTGGTGGTGCCTTGATAGACCAGTCAGTCccctttgtgttttatatattaatattgttcaaacaaaattagcatttcattaaaaaatcatttgcagtatttaatatgaatagaaGGCATACACTACTATGATAAAATCAAAGTTACCATTGTAATATCCTTCCATAcataattgtatgaaattcCGACATGCTTTCGGGGTTTCTTTCGTCCATAACTCAATATCAATGTCTCCCGCGGTTGTTTTCAGCAGCACCTTgaattaaaagcaaatacatgttttttgGCGGTTTTTCTTTTGGGACAGTGAAGATTAAAAATTGGTATAAGAAATATAcggctatatatataagttataatttcaaaCTATAAAGAATTACCTTGCCAAGTGCGGGAGGTTcttgaatataaatgttactCATGGTTATTTACTTGCCTAAGATATATACTACTAcgatatcttaaaataatcacaatgtttaattacataattaaaaatagttacttatgtatttcaattcaatatttattatagggCAGGGCAAATAATTTCCACTGCTTTTACAGTTCGCCAAATAAAGAGTGTTATGACAATTGACATACGACATTTGACAATACGCAAACGCCAAACAAGTTACAAATAGACAGATAATACTAAATACAGTTATCATAAGACTTTTTAAGGGTAAATTCTAAAGAGAAATAATCCAacaatagatttaatattataagtcatGTAGATGACAATTGTATGATgtgtaaaactttaaattcaataatttttattatgttgccGAATTGTCTGTGTCCATTACCATGAATGACGGGTTTTACTCTGTGTCAAGAATTAATCAAGAATTATGCTATCTATCATAATGTTTTAtctcaaatttcattgaagtACTGCGTAGTATTTGATAAACATGACTTAAAGTACTTATTGCttaaagatattttgaattatttttacaagaatttttattatatatatacgctTTACAGAATTGATAATGGGTAtcttttgtgaaataaatctaaatacaCCCGAGGGCGGAAAGTTTATATCAGGCAGTGTATTGTCaggagaaataaaatatgctgtagataaaaatactgtttttaaaaaaatcaccgTATCACTTAAAGGTATTGGTACTACATCtattgaatacaataattcaaataaagacGAAAAGAAATCGACGGATCACTATACCgagaaatatgttaatatagaGCAAATACTTTTAGATAAAGCTAAGGATGACGATGGGACGACATTGAAAATTGGATCGTACACAGCTGCGTTTCAGTTCAATATTCCTAATAGAATACCGCCTTCtgtgaatatttatagaagCGATACGAATCATACTGTTagatataaagttaattattatataacaataaaattccaACGGCCAGGTTTGATAAGTTTCCCAAAGCGTTACAAAAAGGACATTCAGATCGTTTCGAACATAATACCAACCTTGTCCCAAACACCAGTAACGCTCGGTGAAAAAAAGAAgttatttcacatattttcaCGGCGGGATTccgttataaatttgaaagcgACAATATTGAATTCCGTCGTGAGAGCGGGCGGTAACGTGCAGTTCTTATACGAGTTGGCGAATCACAGTAACGTTAAAATCAAGTATGTGAAGATGAAAATAGTAGAATATATTGAATTCAAGAAATCGAGGCGTTCCGTTTCGTTCTATCGTGATTTGGACGCGACGGAAACGAAAACGGGTAGTATTCAAAGCGGAAACACGCAACAAATGACGGTCGAAATCAGTGTACCCGATGATGCATTAACAATTGACAGTTGTAAGCTTGCCGCACgagattattatgtttatatagtaGTAGCACTACCATTGCCGCATATAAATTTCTACCTCAGAATGCCAATACAAGTGATGCTGAGTACTGAAAATGTTCCGCCAGAAAATCCACCTTCGTATTGGGACGTTATGTGCGAAGATAAAGATCATGAAGACGAttgatttagaaataaacGAAATGAAGCTAAGAATTTACATTTGACTTTACGCGTTACGACGTGATAGTTATATGACccatactttttttatgtcagagtcagcaatggagctggtgtgacgcctgatggtaagcgctaccaccgcccatgaacattaagaaaatcataaggtc
Proteins encoded in this window:
- the LOC119836455 gene encoding uncharacterized protein LOC119836455; this translates as MGIFCEINLNTPEGGKFISGSVLSGEIKYAVDKNTVFKKITVSLKGIGTTSIEYNNSNKDEKKSTDHYTEKYVNIEQILLDKAKDDDGTTLKIGSYTAAFQFNIPNRIPPSVNIYRSDTNHTVRYKVNYYITIKFQRPGLISFPKRYKKDIQIVSNIIPTLSQTPVTLGEKKKLFHIFSRRDSVINLKATILNSVVRAGGNVQFLYELANHSNVKIKYVKMKIVEYIEFKKSRRSVSFYRDLDATETKTGSIQSGNTQQMTVEISVPDDALTIDSCKLAARDYYVYIVVALPLPHINFYLRMPIQVMLSTENVPPENPPSYWDVMCEDKDHEDD